The genome window AACAAAAAATACGCCCGCTCGCGCCTCGCTCCGGCCCTGCGTTGGTTTCGCGCCGGCAATTCCTGCGGACAGCCGGGACGCTGGGTCTGCTCGCGTTGACCGGGACCAGCCCGCAGGCCGAACAGGCCGGTGGCGGTTTTCTTTCCGAGTTCTTTTCCTTCGACCGCGAAATCCAGAAATTCATGGCGGCGCGCAAGGTTCCCGGCGGCGCACTCGCCGTGGTGAAGGATAACCGGCTCGTTTACACGCGCGGCTACGGCTGGGCGGACCGAGAGAACAAGATTTCAGTCAAACCGACGTCGCTGTTCCGCATCGCCAGCATCTCCAAACCGTTCACCGCCGTCGCGGTGTTGAAACTGATCGAAGAGGGAAAGCTGGGTCTGGACGCGCGCGTCTGGGACGTGCTCGGCCTGGAGTCTTGGATTCCTGACGGGAAGAAGGCCGACGAGCGATGGAAGGGTATCGCGACTCGTCATCTGCTCCATCACACCGGTGGCTGGGATCGCGACAAGAGTTTCGATCCGATGTTTCGCCCGCGTGAAATCGCGAAGTCATTGGGGGTTTCAAGCCCGCCCGGTCCACGCGACGTCATTCGTTACATGCTTGGACAGCCGCTCGATTTCGATCCCGGCGCACGCTACGCCTACTCGAATTTCGGCTATTGCATTCTGGGCCGCGTGATCGAAAAGATCACCGGCCTGGCCTACGGGGAGTTTGTTCAGAAGAATGTACTGTCGCCGATTGGCATCATACGAATGCGGCTCGGCGCTTCGCTGGAAGACAAGCGAGCGGACGGTGAAGTGCGCTACTACACGCCGGGCGATGAAATGG of Candidatus Angelobacter sp. contains these proteins:
- a CDS encoding serine hydrolase domain-containing protein, which codes for MPARLKQKIRPLAPRSGPALVSRRQFLRTAGTLGLLALTGTSPQAEQAGGGFLSEFFSFDREIQKFMAARKVPGGALAVVKDNRLVYTRGYGWADRENKISVKPTSLFRIASISKPFTAVAVLKLIEEGKLGLDARVWDVLGLESWIPDGKKADERWKGIATRHLLHHTGGWDRDKSFDPMFRPREIAKSLGVSSPPGPRDVIRYMLGQPLDFDPGARYAYSNFGYCILGRVIEKITGLAYGEFVQKNVLSPIGIIRMRLGASLEDKRADGEVRYYTPGDEMAESVFGDHSEKVRWPYGGFCLEAMDAHGGWIASAVDLARFAAALHDSEHSLLLKPETIRTMHAPPEPPVFRNDDGSLKDHYYGCGWLVRPVGKEGGANYWHNGSLPGTYTLLVRRYDGVSWAVLFNQRSDDDKLPDGEIDPALHRAADAVHQWPTFDLFPNYRRA